Proteins co-encoded in one Mycobacteriales bacterium genomic window:
- a CDS encoding transporter: protein MSLRAAAAVVGIGETEYTRRSAKTSMELQFEASLTAVADAGLTPRDIDGVIPVGITGAPAEQYVANFGIEDLRFSALIPHGGASGIGALQAAAAAIATGVCETVLVAAGRNVSSGARAGVRIHSMPQFHLVTEFERPIGATAPAQLYAPMARRHMELYGTTSAQFGEIAVTMREHALLHGNAVMTKPITLEDHQQSRMIADPFRLLDCSLESDGGAAFVVTSAERARDLRQPSVELQGVAMGHPHSPSSITQRDDMTRIGIAKAAPVAFGMAGLGPEDMDVAEIYDCFTYVVLCQLEDLGFCAKGEGGRFVEGGRLRLDGALPTNTHGGLLSQGHMLGMNHIVELVRQLRGQAGRAQVAGAEVGLATGYGDMGDGGLAVMARGRG from the coding sequence GTGTCCTTGCGCGCAGCCGCGGCCGTCGTCGGGATCGGCGAGACCGAATACACGCGCCGGAGCGCGAAGACCTCGATGGAACTGCAGTTCGAGGCGTCGCTCACGGCTGTGGCCGACGCCGGACTGACGCCCCGGGACATCGACGGCGTCATCCCCGTCGGGATCACCGGAGCGCCGGCCGAGCAGTATGTCGCCAACTTCGGGATCGAGGACCTGCGCTTCTCGGCGCTCATCCCGCACGGTGGGGCCAGCGGCATCGGAGCACTGCAGGCCGCAGCCGCCGCGATCGCGACCGGCGTGTGCGAGACCGTGCTCGTCGCGGCCGGGCGCAATGTCAGCTCCGGCGCCAGGGCAGGCGTCCGCATCCACTCGATGCCGCAGTTCCACCTCGTCACCGAGTTCGAGCGGCCCATCGGCGCCACAGCACCGGCGCAGCTCTACGCGCCGATGGCCCGCCGCCACATGGAGCTGTACGGCACGACCAGCGCGCAGTTCGGCGAGATCGCCGTGACCATGCGCGAACACGCGCTGCTGCACGGCAACGCGGTGATGACAAAGCCGATCACGCTGGAGGACCACCAGCAGTCACGGATGATCGCCGATCCGTTCCGCCTGCTCGACTGCAGCCTGGAGAGCGACGGTGGAGCCGCCTTCGTGGTCACCTCGGCCGAGCGCGCGAGGGACCTCCGCCAGCCCAGCGTCGAGCTGCAGGGGGTAGCCATGGGGCACCCGCACTCGCCGAGCTCCATCACGCAGCGCGACGACATGACGAGGATCGGCATCGCCAAGGCGGCGCCGGTTGCCTTCGGGATGGCCGGGCTCGGTCCCGAAGACATGGACGTCGCCGAGATCTACGACTGCTTCACCTACGTGGTGCTTTGCCAGCTGGAGGACCTGGGGTTCTGCGCCAAGGGCGAGGGCGGCCGCTTCGTCGAGGGCGGTCGGCTGCGGCTGGACGGCGCGCTGCCCACCAATACCCACGGGGGGCTGCTGTCGCAGGGGCACATGCTGGGGATGAACCACATCGTGGAACTCGTCCGACAGCTGCGTGGGCAGGCCGGGCGAGCGCAGGTGGCGGGTGCCGAAGTGGGTCTGGCCACCGGCTACGGCGACATGGGCGACGGCGGACTGGCCGTCATGGCACGGGGACGCGGATGA
- a CDS encoding OB-fold domain-containing protein: MSDGGPVAGLAADYWRGAERGELVLQQCLHCGLVRHYPQVLCPRCTSFEVGPLVATGRGTVHSWTVAHHPYDPVFADEVPYVLLTVDMEEGVRVLGRFPEADGLCLGLPVQLGFTRDGTAQPRPVFSRRVADAGAAAGD; this comes from the coding sequence ATGAGCGACGGAGGGCCGGTGGCCGGACTGGCAGCGGACTACTGGAGGGGCGCCGAGCGGGGGGAGCTCGTGCTCCAGCAGTGCTTGCACTGCGGGCTGGTGCGGCACTACCCGCAGGTGCTGTGCCCGCGGTGCACGTCCTTCGAGGTCGGGCCGCTGGTCGCGACTGGACGCGGGACGGTGCACAGCTGGACCGTCGCGCACCATCCCTACGACCCGGTATTCGCAGACGAGGTGCCGTACGTCCTGCTCACGGTCGACATGGAGGAGGGCGTGCGCGTGCTGGGGCGCTTCCCGGAGGCTGACGGGCTGTGTCTGGGCCTGCCCGTGCAGCTGGGCTTCACGCGCGACGGCACCGCTCAGCCGCGCCCGGTCTTCTCCCGCCGCGTCGCTGACGCCGGCGCAGCAGCGGGAGACTGA
- a CDS encoding crotonase/enoyl-CoA hydratase family protein — translation MPTPKVLVDVHDGLMVITLNRPEVKNAIDRDVSYGVCAAVDELDARDDLRVGILTGAGGTFCSGMDLVAFLRGESPRVKGRGILGIARTPPDKPLIAAVEGYALAGGFEAVLACDLVVASSEAQFGLPEARRGLAAAAGGLIRLPRLVPQRVAMELALTGAPVDAGRLHHFGLVNRIVAPGQALAESRLLAEQIIANAPLSVAASKRVILAQRDWSAQDSFDRQDEITAEVLASEDAREGAAAFAEKRPARWTGR, via the coding sequence ATGCCGACACCCAAGGTCCTGGTGGACGTCCACGACGGGTTGATGGTGATCACTCTCAACCGGCCCGAGGTGAAGAACGCCATCGACCGCGATGTGTCGTACGGCGTCTGCGCCGCCGTGGACGAGCTCGACGCGCGGGATGACCTGCGCGTCGGGATCCTCACCGGCGCCGGCGGGACCTTCTGCTCGGGAATGGACCTGGTGGCTTTCCTGCGCGGAGAGTCCCCGCGGGTGAAGGGCCGGGGGATCCTGGGCATCGCGCGCACGCCACCGGACAAGCCGCTCATCGCCGCGGTCGAGGGGTACGCGCTGGCCGGGGGGTTCGAGGCCGTCCTGGCCTGCGACCTGGTGGTCGCCTCGAGCGAGGCGCAGTTCGGCCTGCCAGAGGCCCGTCGCGGCCTGGCGGCCGCGGCGGGCGGGCTGATCCGGCTGCCCCGCCTGGTCCCGCAGCGCGTGGCGATGGAGCTCGCCCTGACGGGCGCCCCGGTCGATGCTGGGCGGCTGCACCACTTCGGCCTGGTGAACCGGATCGTCGCGCCGGGGCAGGCGCTGGCCGAGAGCAGACTGCTGGCCGAGCAGATCATCGCGAACGCGCCGCTGTCGGTCGCGGCCAGCAAGCGCGTGATCCTGGCTCAGCGCGACTGGTCAGCGCAGGACAGCTTCGACCGCCAGGACGAGATCACCGCTGAGGTCCTGGCGTCCGAGGACGCGCGCGAAGGGGCCGCCGCCTTCGCCGAGAAGCGGCCGGCCCGCTGGACCGGTCGCTGA
- a CDS encoding FAD-dependent oxidoreductase: MVDQLVVVGGSLSGLRAAESLLAAGFPGTVTVIGEEPEQPYNRPALSKQALTQAEAYELELFRRKPSWDRIQWRLGRAVVGAAIGDGQLDLADGEQIPFDGLVVATGLRPRRLAAPGPAAGRYVLRTAGDSRALRRVLSPGARVVVVGGGFLGCEVAASASVRGSDVTLVIPQRRPLEQHLGGELADVVARRHARHGVQIRTEQAVVGLRGEDRVEGVVLGSGDVLAADVVVEAVGSKPNVDWLAGNGLDLEDGVLCDNSLRAVGGDRVVAVGDVARFPHPLYGDRPRRIEHWNMVPETAKRAAHSLVAEMGYGSAPDKPFVPIPSFWTDQYDLRLQAFGNPASGLHDTRVLHEGPDHELVVGYHLDGTLVGVAGLGAVKSLLPHRAELVARADALQAVAA, from the coding sequence GTGGTCGACCAGCTCGTCGTCGTCGGCGGGTCTCTCTCGGGGCTCCGGGCGGCGGAGTCGCTGCTGGCGGCAGGCTTCCCGGGCACCGTCACCGTCATCGGTGAGGAGCCGGAGCAGCCGTACAACCGGCCCGCCCTGTCCAAGCAGGCGCTCACGCAGGCGGAGGCCTACGAACTCGAGCTCTTCCGGCGCAAGCCCAGTTGGGACCGGATCCAGTGGCGGCTGGGTCGCGCGGTCGTTGGCGCAGCGATCGGCGACGGCCAGCTCGACCTCGCCGACGGCGAGCAAATTCCGTTCGACGGCCTGGTCGTGGCCACCGGTCTGCGTCCCCGCCGGCTGGCCGCTCCGGGGCCCGCCGCCGGCCGGTATGTCCTGCGCACCGCGGGTGACTCGCGCGCCCTGCGCCGTGTCCTATCGCCGGGGGCCCGAGTCGTGGTCGTCGGCGGCGGCTTCCTTGGCTGCGAGGTGGCTGCGTCCGCTTCAGTCCGAGGGTCCGACGTCACGCTGGTCATCCCTCAGCGGCGCCCGCTCGAGCAGCACCTCGGCGGCGAGTTGGCCGACGTTGTCGCGCGGCGCCACGCCCGGCACGGCGTGCAGATCCGTACCGAGCAGGCCGTCGTTGGCCTCCGGGGCGAGGATCGCGTCGAGGGCGTCGTGCTCGGGTCGGGCGACGTGCTCGCCGCCGACGTGGTCGTCGAGGCCGTCGGGTCGAAACCCAACGTTGACTGGCTCGCGGGGAACGGGCTCGACCTCGAGGACGGGGTCCTGTGTGACAATTCCCTGCGGGCTGTAGGGGGGGACCGGGTGGTGGCCGTCGGCGACGTCGCCCGCTTCCCCCATCCCCTCTACGGCGACCGGCCCCGTCGGATCGAGCACTGGAACATGGTCCCCGAGACGGCCAAGCGGGCCGCCCACTCGCTCGTCGCCGAAATGGGCTACGGCTCTGCGCCCGACAAGCCCTTCGTGCCGATCCCCTCGTTCTGGACCGACCAGTACGACCTTCGGCTGCAGGCCTTCGGGAACCCCGCCTCAGGGCTGCACGACACGCGGGTGCTGCACGAGGGGCCGGACCACGAGCTCGTCGTCGGCTACCACCTCGACGGCACCCTCGTCGGCGTCGCCGGACTGGGGGCGGTCAAAAGTCTGCTCCCCCACCGCGCCGAGTTGGTCGCCCGCGCCGACGCGCTGCAAGCGGTCGCCGCCTGA
- a CDS encoding ferredoxin yields the protein MRVVVDRELCKEHGQCTLAAPKVFTLAEEGLEYDADPGPDLLDDVEASIDACPVQAISLEE from the coding sequence ATGAGAGTCGTTGTCGATCGAGAGCTCTGCAAGGAGCACGGCCAGTGCACCCTGGCGGCCCCGAAGGTCTTCACGCTGGCCGAGGAGGGCCTGGAGTACGACGCCGACCCGGGTCCTGACCTGCTCGACGACGTCGAGGCGTCCATCGATGCCTGCCCCGTCCAGGCCATTTCCCTCGAGGAGTAG
- a CDS encoding cyclase family protein → MQLVDLTHHFTDGMFGLTTLPPIRVTRLKSLDSHGVNVTHLDCAVHSGTHLDAPAHFIPGAESIEELSLDRVSGPAIGMAVACGPDHEITADELRTADPGLQPGDILLLRTGWSQYFSTDRETYRRHPWLSHDAAHWLVDQQLKMVAIDVPSPDRPEHLRPEGFDFPVHHTLLGAGVLIAEHLKDLELVVGRRGRAFAFPLRIDGSDGSPVRFVVEL, encoded by the coding sequence GTGCAGCTCGTGGACCTGACGCACCACTTCACCGACGGCATGTTCGGGCTCACGACCCTCCCCCCGATCCGGGTGACCCGGCTGAAGTCTCTGGACAGCCACGGCGTGAACGTCACGCACCTGGACTGCGCCGTCCACTCCGGCACTCACCTCGACGCGCCCGCGCACTTCATCCCGGGAGCCGAGAGCATCGAGGAGCTGTCCCTCGACCGCGTCAGCGGACCGGCGATCGGCATGGCCGTGGCGTGCGGCCCTGATCACGAGATCACCGCCGACGAGCTCCGGACTGCCGATCCAGGTCTGCAGCCCGGCGACATCCTCTTGCTGCGCACCGGCTGGTCGCAGTACTTCTCGACCGATCGCGAGACCTACCGCCGGCACCCCTGGCTGAGCCACGACGCCGCCCATTGGCTGGTGGACCAGCAGCTGAAGATGGTGGCTATCGACGTCCCGTCCCCCGACCGGCCTGAGCACCTGCGGCCGGAGGGGTTCGACTTCCCCGTCCATCACACGCTTCTCGGCGCCGGCGTCCTGATCGCCGAACACCTCAAGGACCTTGAACTCGTCGTCGGACGCCGCGGCCGGGCCTTCGCCTTCCCGCTGAGGATCGACGGCTCGGACGGGTCCCCCGTGCGCTTCGTCGTCGAGCTGTGA
- a CDS encoding MBL fold metallo-hydrolase, whose amino-acid sequence MSATQTEAVPSTGGAGLPRELASGVWWLGSCLESSAFDEPVHFHTSAYLVLGEDRTLLFDTGPAGAWDKIEADLAHVLQGRALDYIVPSHPEIPHAGSLDRVLTTYPEAQVLGDLRDYHLYFPNFADRMTAVPHGTEIDLGGGFVFVVLEAVIRDLPSTVWGYEKKQQVLFPVDALGYGHLPQPSRDVDEPLHRVGECALLASELDHPPDLDLATHLTKSSLFWSRFVRIDQYFDRFDALLEKYPTRLLAPAHGSVVDDLNVIMPVLKAAHRKAFVG is encoded by the coding sequence ATGAGCGCGACCCAGACAGAAGCGGTTCCGTCCACCGGCGGCGCGGGCTTGCCCCGCGAGCTGGCCAGCGGCGTCTGGTGGCTCGGCTCCTGCCTCGAGAGCTCGGCCTTCGATGAGCCGGTGCACTTTCACACCTCCGCCTACCTCGTCCTGGGCGAGGACCGGACCCTGCTGTTCGACACCGGCCCGGCCGGTGCGTGGGACAAGATCGAGGCCGACCTGGCGCATGTCCTGCAGGGCCGGGCGCTGGACTACATCGTCCCCTCCCACCCCGAAATCCCGCACGCCGGCAGCCTCGACCGGGTCCTCACGACCTACCCGGAGGCGCAGGTGCTGGGCGACCTGCGCGACTACCACCTCTACTTCCCGAACTTCGCTGACCGCATGACGGCGGTCCCCCACGGCACGGAGATCGACCTGGGCGGCGGCTTCGTGTTCGTCGTCCTCGAGGCCGTGATCCGCGACCTGCCCTCCACCGTCTGGGGCTACGAGAAGAAGCAGCAGGTGCTCTTCCCGGTCGACGCGCTCGGTTACGGGCACCTGCCGCAGCCGTCGCGCGACGTCGACGAGCCGCTGCACCGGGTCGGGGAGTGCGCGCTACTTGCCAGTGAGCTCGACCACCCGCCGGACCTGGACCTGGCCACCCACCTGACGAAGTCGTCGCTGTTCTGGAGCCGGTTCGTGCGGATCGACCAGTACTTCGACCGGTTCGACGCGCTGCTCGAGAAGTACCCCACGCGGCTGCTCGCCCCGGCGCACGGCAGCGTCGTAGACGACCTCAACGTGATCATGCCGGTCCTCAAGGCCGCCCATCGCAAGGCGTTCGTCGGCTGA
- a CDS encoding amidohydrolase family protein, with amino-acid sequence MTSLSSTTHAPAAAPSGTSASETVPVKVVDSDIHVNPRSAVELADSLPSEWAHFKDLLYGGGILGASVIFAPPNEGRRLDAFGSDGGPAGSDPGLTGRQLFDEAGVDLAVIIPLTDKSAANPEHEAAMSAANNTWLASSWLGEYNGHERYKGTIRVSSDPDLAVREIEKWAGHPHFVQVMLNPYLGIPLGHRTFWPVYEAASRAGLVVCTHVTLQRPGPALLTSSGAPRTFLENHAQFSMLYAAHLVSLLEEGVFGRFPDLRFTFVEGGYAWCLPLLWRLDKHWQSLRSEVPALERKPSDYVREHVSFTRQPYEEPRDMKYMARVIEWLGPTTLEFATDYPHWDGDYSTAMGFQGVSREVRAQILGLNAIEKLRLSSTRSSRHWSEFPGATGPGGLDAPTQFQPPVPQ; translated from the coding sequence ATGACGAGCCTGTCCTCGACCACGCACGCGCCAGCGGCCGCCCCCTCCGGCACCAGCGCGTCGGAGACGGTTCCTGTCAAGGTCGTCGACAGCGACATCCACGTGAACCCGCGCAGCGCCGTGGAGCTAGCCGACAGCCTCCCGTCCGAGTGGGCCCACTTCAAGGACCTTCTCTACGGTGGCGGCATCCTCGGGGCGTCGGTCATCTTCGCGCCTCCCAACGAGGGACGGCGGCTGGACGCCTTCGGCAGCGACGGCGGCCCCGCCGGCTCCGATCCAGGGCTGACCGGCCGGCAGCTGTTCGACGAGGCAGGTGTGGACCTGGCGGTCATCATCCCGCTCACCGACAAGTCCGCCGCCAACCCTGAGCACGAGGCGGCGATGTCTGCCGCCAACAACACCTGGCTGGCCAGCTCGTGGCTCGGCGAGTACAACGGCCACGAGCGCTACAAGGGCACGATCCGCGTCAGCTCGGACCCCGACCTCGCGGTGCGCGAGATCGAGAAGTGGGCCGGCCACCCGCACTTCGTGCAGGTCATGCTCAACCCCTACCTCGGTATCCCGCTCGGGCACCGGACCTTCTGGCCGGTCTACGAGGCGGCGTCGCGGGCCGGGCTGGTCGTGTGCACGCACGTCACGCTCCAGCGCCCAGGCCCGGCGCTGCTCACGTCGTCGGGCGCGCCGCGGACTTTCCTGGAGAACCACGCGCAGTTCTCCATGCTCTACGCCGCTCACCTGGTCAGCCTGCTGGAGGAGGGCGTCTTCGGTCGCTTCCCCGACCTTCGCTTCACCTTCGTCGAGGGAGGCTACGCCTGGTGCCTGCCGCTGCTGTGGCGGCTGGACAAGCACTGGCAGTCCCTGCGCTCCGAGGTGCCGGCGCTCGAGCGGAAGCCGTCGGACTACGTCCGCGAGCACGTCTCGTTCACGCGCCAGCCCTACGAGGAGCCGCGCGACATGAAGTACATGGCGCGCGTCATCGAGTGGCTCGGGCCCACGACGCTCGAGTTCGCGACCGACTACCCGCACTGGGACGGCGACTACAGCACGGCAATGGGCTTCCAAGGCGTCTCGCGCGAGGTCCGCGCCCAGATCCTCGGCCTCAACGCGATCGAGAAGCTGCGACTGTCCAGCACCCGCAGCTCCCGGCACTGGAGCGAGTTCCCCGGCGCGACCGGACCCGGTGGCCTCGACGCACCCACCCAGTTTCAACCGCCCGTCCCGCAGTGA
- a CDS encoding amidohydrolase family protein, giving the protein MSAPTGTPPRGATELTGGRLADLARTSLHDRAGSGRTVRHDVVDASVQVRPREQADLRAYLPRVWGDRRLPSGERYYYPNVLGDYLREAYDGDGPPGSDPELLERHLFVDSPVTMAVLNPLTLGLLPDIDLLTAICSATNEWLASTWLDRPGADQRYRGSIRVAPGDAEAAVREIERWADDPRFVQVSVPLQSLQPYGKRSFWPIWRAAAERGLPVMIRADAETGVEFAPSASGYFRTFLGFASYQPLTLVNHLASLMVEGVFDDLPEFRVVFGDGGWDFAATMMWRMDKDYRPMRPDMPWMSRLPSEYLLDNVRFVSRLNEGPTDDALVDEWAVMSDAERVLLYGSGYPAWDFLPVDGLLPSADEHLRRRVLLENAHDLYRGLPTGGDR; this is encoded by the coding sequence ATGAGCGCCCCCACCGGAACACCGCCGCGCGGCGCCACCGAGCTCACCGGCGGACGGTTGGCCGACCTCGCCCGGACCTCGCTGCACGACCGGGCCGGCTCCGGTCGCACCGTCCGCCACGACGTCGTCGACGCCTCGGTCCAGGTCCGGCCGCGCGAGCAGGCCGACCTGCGCGCGTACCTCCCTCGGGTCTGGGGTGACCGGCGGCTGCCCTCCGGCGAGCGCTACTACTACCCAAACGTGCTGGGCGACTACCTGCGCGAGGCCTACGACGGTGACGGCCCGCCCGGGTCGGACCCCGAGCTGCTCGAGCGGCACCTGTTCGTGGACTCCCCGGTCACCATGGCGGTGCTCAACCCGCTGACCCTGGGGCTGCTCCCCGACATCGACCTGCTCACGGCCATCTGCTCGGCGACCAACGAGTGGCTGGCCAGCACCTGGCTCGACCGTCCCGGTGCGGATCAGCGCTACCGCGGTTCCATCCGGGTGGCACCGGGCGACGCGGAGGCAGCGGTCCGCGAGATCGAGCGCTGGGCCGACGATCCGCGGTTCGTCCAGGTCAGCGTCCCGCTGCAGTCGCTCCAGCCGTACGGCAAGCGCAGCTTCTGGCCGATCTGGCGGGCTGCCGCCGAGCGCGGACTGCCCGTCATGATCCGGGCCGATGCCGAGACCGGTGTCGAGTTCGCCCCTTCCGCCAGCGGCTACTTCCGCACCTTCCTGGGCTTCGCCTCCTACCAGCCGCTGACGCTGGTCAATCACCTTGCCAGCCTCATGGTCGAGGGCGTCTTCGACGACCTGCCCGAGTTCCGCGTGGTCTTCGGCGACGGCGGCTGGGACTTCGCCGCCACGATGATGTGGCGGATGGACAAGGACTACCGGCCGATGCGGCCGGACATGCCCTGGATGTCGCGGCTCCCGTCCGAGTACCTGCTGGACAACGTGCGCTTCGTGTCCCGCCTCAACGAGGGACCGACCGACGACGCGCTGGTCGACGAGTGGGCCGTCATGTCCGACGCAGAGAGGGTTCTCCTTTACGGAAGTGGCTACCCCGCCTGGGACTTCCTGCCGGTCGACGGTTTGCTTCCGTCCGCTGACGAGCACCTGCGCCGCCGGGTCCTGCTCGAAAATGCTCACGACCTCTACCGCGGCCTGCCCACCGGAGGAGACCGATGA
- a CDS encoding Rieske (2Fe-2S) protein has product MTEHVVCDAQEVPPGGSSIVTIGKLEFGIYNIDGEYVAVRNLCPHAGAPLCRGVLTGMVVSDGPGQRRWEADGKILRCPWHGWEFRLPEGETVAQPAIKVLTYPAHEQDGKIVVSLPVRPAARAAAEVAR; this is encoded by the coding sequence ATGACCGAGCACGTGGTGTGTGACGCGCAGGAGGTTCCCCCCGGCGGCAGTTCGATCGTGACGATCGGCAAGCTCGAGTTCGGGATCTACAACATCGACGGCGAGTACGTCGCGGTGCGCAACCTGTGTCCGCACGCAGGTGCGCCGCTGTGCCGCGGCGTGCTCACGGGCATGGTCGTCTCGGACGGTCCCGGGCAGCGCCGCTGGGAGGCCGACGGCAAGATCCTGCGCTGCCCGTGGCACGGGTGGGAGTTCCGGCTGCCGGAGGGCGAGACGGTGGCGCAGCCCGCCATCAAGGTCCTCACCTACCCGGCGCACGAACAGGACGGGAAGATCGTCGTGAGCCTGCCGGTCCGGCCTGCCGCTCGGGCGGCCGCGGAGGTCGCCCGATGA
- a CDS encoding thiamine pyrophosphate-binding protein: MKDMPVPHTKSAAAPTGFQPAYEATAALLVDLGVHDVFGLMGDDTVRLVSALVDRGVRYHDARHENAAVAMAAGYASTTGALGVCVISRGPGTTNALTALANAARGDATPVLAITGDEWVHPPANSVLLPDGKALDIAVVGAGCGFPTFTPQTARSLPHAVLDAAGAAMRGHTVLLTIPRDLFEAPVELPASTATGPGPSPAPLPARQQSIDAAVAMISRSRRPMIVAGAGAWSAGATSALVELADRIGAVLSTSLRGIGMFAGHPLNAGLIGSWSHTAGRRLMDEADCVLTFGASLNLKSTSDGSGLPTAPVVHVDSDRASIGRFYWADVAVVGDARVVCEQLLAALPERSPEDKPLHSAENIELLARFDPAADFEAASTRWAIDPRTLILELDRLLPDDRAVVTDNGNFFGFIPPHMRVPSPDRFKLSSDFSTIGLGFGTAMGATIARPDTCTVLFIGDGAMLMSLGELETLARLDLPLIVVIMNDAAYGAERHFLELRGFSGKQAMFPDTDFAALAEAFALEAATVRTVADLEALAPLLATGRVGPLVLDCKVSPDVVAGFLSGHVAGR, from the coding sequence ATGAAGGACATGCCCGTGCCCCACACCAAGTCGGCCGCTGCGCCGACCGGGTTCCAGCCCGCGTACGAGGCCACGGCCGCGCTGCTGGTCGACCTGGGTGTCCACGACGTCTTCGGGCTCATGGGCGACGACACGGTGCGGCTCGTGTCGGCGCTCGTGGACCGCGGCGTCCGGTACCACGACGCCCGGCACGAGAACGCCGCCGTGGCCATGGCGGCCGGCTACGCGAGCACAACCGGTGCTCTCGGCGTGTGCGTCATCAGCCGGGGGCCCGGCACCACGAACGCGCTCACCGCCCTGGCCAACGCGGCCCGGGGCGACGCCACTCCTGTCCTCGCCATCACGGGGGACGAGTGGGTGCACCCGCCGGCGAACAGCGTCCTGCTGCCAGACGGCAAGGCGCTCGACATCGCCGTCGTAGGTGCGGGCTGCGGCTTCCCGACGTTCACGCCGCAGACCGCCCGGTCGCTCCCGCACGCCGTGCTGGACGCGGCAGGTGCGGCGATGCGCGGGCACACGGTCCTGCTGACGATCCCGCGCGACCTGTTCGAGGCTCCCGTGGAGCTGCCAGCCAGCACGGCCACCGGACCTGGTCCGTCCCCCGCACCGCTCCCGGCGCGCCAGCAGTCCATCGACGCGGCTGTCGCCATGATCTCCCGGAGCCGTCGGCCGATGATTGTCGCCGGGGCAGGGGCCTGGTCTGCGGGCGCCACGTCGGCGCTGGTCGAGCTGGCCGACAGGATCGGCGCCGTCCTGTCGACCTCCCTGCGCGGCATCGGCATGTTCGCGGGGCACCCGCTCAACGCCGGCCTGATCGGATCGTGGTCGCATACGGCTGGACGACGCCTGATGGACGAGGCGGACTGCGTCCTGACCTTCGGTGCGAGCCTGAACCTCAAGAGCACCAGCGACGGCAGCGGGCTGCCCACCGCACCGGTGGTGCACGTGGACAGCGACCGCGCAAGTATCGGGCGCTTCTACTGGGCCGACGTGGCGGTGGTGGGCGACGCGCGCGTGGTCTGCGAGCAGCTCCTCGCCGCGCTGCCGGAGCGCAGCCCGGAGGACAAGCCGTTGCACAGCGCCGAGAACATTGAGCTGCTCGCCCGCTTCGATCCGGCCGCCGACTTCGAGGCGGCGAGCACCCGGTGGGCGATCGATCCGCGGACCCTGATCCTGGAGCTCGACCGGCTGCTGCCCGACGACCGGGCCGTCGTAACCGACAACGGCAACTTCTTCGGCTTCATCCCGCCACACATGAGGGTGCCGTCGCCGGACCGCTTCAAGCTCAGTTCCGACTTCTCTACGATCGGCCTGGGGTTCGGAACGGCCATGGGCGCGACGATCGCGCGACCGGACACCTGCACCGTCCTGTTCATCGGCGACGGGGCAATGCTGATGTCGCTCGGTGAGCTGGAGACCCTGGCGCGCCTGGACCTGCCGCTCATCGTGGTGATCATGAATGATGCTGCCTACGGGGCCGAGCGCCACTTCCTCGAGCTGCGCGGGTTCTCGGGCAAGCAGGCCATGTTCCCCGACACCGACTTTGCCGCCTTGGCCGAGGCGTTCGCGCTCGAGGCGGCCACGGTGCGGACCGTGGCCGACCTCGAGGCCCTGGCTCCGCTGCTGGCCACCGGGCGCGTGGGCCCGCTCGTGCTCGACTGCAAGGTCAGCCCGGACGTCGTGGCCGGGTTCCTGTCCGGCCACGTGGCTGGTCGGTGA